A genomic stretch from Nitrobacter winogradskyi Nb-255 includes:
- a CDS encoding aspartate kinase, whose amino-acid sequence MSRLVMKFGGTSVANLDRIRNVARHVKREVDAGHDVAVVVSAMAGKTNELVAWCRDASSMHDAREYDAVVASGEQITSGLLAIALQALGIQARSWQGWQIPIRTSDAHASARILEIDGSELISRFTERKEVAVIAGFQGISPQTGRITTLGRGGSDTSAVAIAAAIRADRCDIYTDVDGVYTTDPRVVSKARRLDRIAFEDMLELASQGAKVLQVRSVELGMTQNMPIFVRSSFDAPEEIDPHGTPPGTLICGEEDIMESHVVTGIAFSKDEAQISVRQIEDKPGVAASIFVPLADANINVDMIVQNVSEDGKTTDLTFTVPASDHARAKETITRAKDMIGYARLDSATDVAKISVIGSGMRSHAGVAAQAFKALSDKGINIRAITTSEIKFSLLIDTAYTELAVRTLHTLYGLDQT is encoded by the coding sequence ATGAGCCGGCTTGTGATGAAATTTGGCGGCACCTCCGTCGCCAATCTGGACCGAATCCGCAACGTCGCGCGGCATGTCAAACGCGAGGTCGACGCCGGCCACGACGTCGCGGTGGTGGTGTCGGCGATGGCGGGCAAGACCAACGAGCTGGTGGCATGGTGCAGGGACGCCTCGTCGATGCACGACGCGCGCGAATATGACGCCGTGGTGGCTTCCGGCGAGCAGATCACCTCGGGGCTTCTGGCGATCGCGCTGCAGGCGCTCGGCATTCAGGCGCGCTCATGGCAGGGCTGGCAGATCCCGATCCGGACCAGCGACGCCCACGCCTCGGCCCGCATTCTCGAAATCGACGGCAGCGAACTCATCAGCCGCTTCACGGAGCGCAAGGAGGTTGCCGTGATCGCCGGTTTCCAGGGCATCAGTCCGCAGACCGGCCGGATCACCACGCTCGGCCGGGGCGGCTCCGACACGTCGGCGGTGGCGATCGCCGCCGCCATCCGCGCCGACCGCTGCGACATCTACACCGATGTCGACGGCGTCTATACCACCGATCCGCGGGTGGTTTCGAAAGCGCGCCGGCTCGACAGGATCGCGTTCGAAGACATGCTGGAACTGGCCTCGCAGGGCGCCAAGGTCTTGCAGGTTCGGTCCGTGGAACTCGGCATGACCCAGAACATGCCGATTTTCGTCCGCTCCAGTTTCGATGCGCCCGAGGAGATCGACCCCCATGGCACGCCGCCGGGTACGCTGATCTGCGGCGAGGAGGACATCATGGAAAGCCACGTCGTCACCGGCATCGCCTTCTCCAAGGACGAGGCCCAGATCTCGGTCCGCCAGATCGAGGACAAGCCGGGCGTCGCCGCCTCGATCTTCGTCCCGCTCGCCGACGCCAACATCAACGTCGACATGATCGTCCAGAACGTGTCCGAAGACGGCAAGACCACCGACCTGACATTCACGGTGCCGGCCTCCGACCATGCCCGCGCAAAGGAGACCATCACCCGCGCCAAAGACATGATCGGCTATGCCCGCCTCGACAGCGCCACCGACGTCGCCAAGATCTCGGTGATCGGGTCCGGGATGCGCAGCCATGCGGGCGTCGCGGCGCAGGCATTCAAGGCGCTGTCGGACAAGGGCATCAATATCCGCGCCATCACGACCTCGGAGATCAAATTCTCCTTGCTGATCGATACCGCCTATACCGAACTCGCGGTCAGAACCCTGCATACGCTCTACGGGCTCGATCAGACCTGA
- the ubiG gene encoding bifunctional 2-polyprenyl-6-hydroxyphenol methylase/3-demethylubiquinol 3-O-methyltransferase UbiG, which translates to MTMQVDPSANSSAASSAAPGTTVDRAEIEKFSKLSQEWWDPTGKMAPLHRINPLRLQFIRDAACRKFDRNARSLNCLAGLRLLDIGCGAGLLCEPFTRLGAQVIGVDPSASNIAAAKLHAEKAHLSIDYRCTTVEDMDVRERFDIILAMEVVEHVADVGLFLDRCAAMLKPGGMMAASTLNRNWKSFALGIVAAEYVLRWLPRGTHQWDKFVTPDELARHFERNGLGITEQSGVVYSPFGDRWSLSSDMDVNYMVVAEAVG; encoded by the coding sequence ATGACCATGCAAGTCGATCCTTCCGCGAATTCTTCAGCCGCGTCTTCAGCCGCACCCGGAACGACCGTCGATCGCGCCGAGATCGAAAAATTCTCGAAGTTGTCGCAGGAATGGTGGGATCCCACCGGCAAGATGGCGCCGCTGCACAGGATCAACCCGCTGCGGCTTCAGTTCATCCGCGACGCCGCCTGCCGCAAGTTCGATCGCAACGCCCGCAGCCTGAACTGTCTGGCGGGCCTGCGGCTGCTCGACATCGGCTGCGGCGCGGGCCTTCTGTGCGAGCCGTTCACGCGGCTTGGCGCGCAGGTGATCGGGGTCGATCCTTCCGCGTCCAATATCGCCGCGGCGAAGCTCCACGCCGAGAAAGCCCATCTGTCGATCGATTATCGCTGCACCACCGTGGAGGACATGGACGTCCGGGAGCGCTTCGACATCATCCTCGCGATGGAGGTGGTGGAGCATGTCGCCGATGTCGGGCTGTTCCTCGATCGCTGCGCGGCGATGCTGAAGCCGGGCGGGATGATGGCGGCGTCGACCCTCAACCGCAACTGGAAGAGCTTTGCACTGGGCATCGTCGCGGCCGAATATGTGTTGCGCTGGCTGCCGCGCGGCACGCATCAGTGGGACAAGTTCGTCACCCCGGACGAACTGGCGCGCCACTTCGAGCGCAACGGACTCGGCATTACCGAGCAGTCCGGCGTGGTCTACAGCCCGTTCGGGGACAGATGGAGCCTGTCATCCGACATGGACGTCAACTACATGGTGGTCGCCGAAGCGGTGGGATGA
- a CDS encoding DUF1178 family protein: MIRYDLRCDRGHTFESWFQSSSAYDSQVKRKLVTCAVCGSAKVEKAIMAPRIAGSKKRPSRAPADSSMSATVAEERELRAELRQLHDHLVKNADNVGARFPNEARKMHYGDIEHRPIYGEASPEEAKSLIEEGVEVGSLPVPPDDRN, from the coding sequence ATGATCCGCTACGACCTGCGCTGCGACCGCGGCCACACTTTCGAAAGCTGGTTCCAGAGTTCGTCGGCTTATGATTCTCAGGTCAAGCGCAAGCTCGTGACCTGCGCGGTCTGCGGCTCGGCAAAGGTGGAGAAGGCGATCATGGCGCCGCGAATCGCCGGCTCCAAGAAGCGCCCATCGCGCGCGCCCGCGGACTCATCCATGTCGGCGACGGTGGCGGAGGAACGCGAGCTGCGCGCCGAGCTCAGACAATTGCATGACCACCTTGTCAAGAACGCCGACAATGTCGGCGCGCGATTTCCCAACGAAGCCCGCAAGATGCATTACGGCGATATCGAACATCGCCCGATCTACGGCGAGGCCTCGCCCGAGGAGGCGAAATCGCTGATCGAGGAAGGCGTCGAGGTCGGGTCGCTGCCAGTGCCGCCGGACGACCGGAATTAG
- a CDS encoding carbon-nitrogen hydrolase family protein: protein MNTQPTFVAAMIQMRSGLLPEPNFEQGSRLIREAAAQGADFVQTPEVSNIMQADRAALFEHLRAEDDDRSLSGYRDLARELKIHLNVGSLALRLTKEKAVNRSFLIGPSGDILARYDKIHMFDIDLDGGESYRESANYQPGETAAIADLPWGRLGMTICYDVRFPALYRALAEAGASFLTVPAAFTRKTGEAHWHTLLRARAIENGCFVFAAAQAGMHENNRETFGHSLIVDPWGTVLADAGGAEPGIVLATIDPGKVLAVRKAVPSLQHGRRFSLADHKPASDHLHLVRGSA from the coding sequence ATGAACACCCAGCCCACTTTCGTCGCCGCAATGATCCAGATGCGGAGCGGTCTCCTGCCCGAGCCGAACTTCGAGCAAGGCTCCAGGCTGATCCGCGAAGCGGCGGCGCAGGGCGCTGACTTCGTGCAGACTCCCGAGGTCAGCAACATCATGCAGGCGGATCGCGCCGCACTGTTCGAGCATCTTCGCGCCGAGGACGACGACCGCTCGCTCAGCGGTTATCGCGATCTTGCACGCGAACTGAAAATTCATCTCAACGTCGGCTCGCTGGCATTGCGGCTCACGAAAGAGAAAGCGGTCAACCGTTCGTTCCTGATCGGGCCGTCCGGCGACATCCTCGCGCGCTACGACAAGATTCACATGTTCGATATCGACCTCGATGGCGGCGAAAGCTATCGGGAGTCCGCGAATTACCAGCCGGGCGAGACGGCCGCGATAGCGGACCTGCCGTGGGGCAGGCTGGGCATGACCATCTGCTACGACGTTCGTTTTCCGGCGCTGTATCGCGCGCTGGCCGAAGCCGGCGCGTCTTTCCTCACGGTGCCGGCGGCCTTCACCAGGAAGACCGGCGAAGCGCACTGGCATACCTTGCTGCGCGCCCGCGCGATCGAGAACGGCTGCTTCGTGTTTGCCGCCGCCCAGGCCGGAATGCACGAGAACAACCGCGAAACATTCGGCCATTCGCTGATCGTCGATCCCTGGGGCACGGTTCTGGCCGACGCGGGCGGCGCCGAACCGGGCATCGTGCTGGCGACGATCGATCCGGGTAAAGTCTTGGCCGTGCGCAAGGCCGTGCCCTCGTTGCAGCATGGGCGGCGTTTTTCCCTCGCCGATCATAAGCCGGCAAGCGACCACCTGCATCTTGTGCGAGGCTCGGCATGA
- a CDS encoding ComF family protein, translating to MELSTDNLFSPHPARLLRGAWRACRETMSYAARTALDIALPTLCVACREPVAGVGVCADCWTKLSFIERPYCPRLGTPFVYDPGSEMLSMEAIANPPAYQRARAAVRYDDVAKVLVHALKYQDRTDLAPVMGRWMARAGSGLLDGADLLIPVPLHWRRGWSRRFNQSGMLARVIARHSGVPVAPDTLRRIRPTRQQVRLSRNDRARNVQGAFKVTAERAGHVQGRRVILIDDVLTSGATVDACARVLLRAKAAQVDVLVFARVVDTMKAPI from the coding sequence ATGGAACTCTCGACGGACAATCTGTTTTCGCCACACCCGGCCCGCCTGCTGCGCGGCGCATGGCGCGCGTGCCGCGAGACCATGTCCTATGCGGCACGCACGGCGCTCGACATCGCGCTGCCGACGCTGTGCGTGGCCTGTCGCGAACCGGTCGCCGGCGTCGGCGTCTGCGCCGATTGCTGGACCAAACTGTCGTTCATCGAACGGCCTTATTGTCCCCGCCTCGGAACGCCCTTTGTTTATGATCCGGGTTCCGAGATGCTGTCGATGGAGGCGATCGCCAATCCGCCGGCCTATCAGCGCGCCCGCGCCGCCGTGCGCTATGACGACGTCGCCAAGGTGCTGGTCCATGCATTGAAATATCAGGACCGCACCGATCTCGCGCCGGTGATGGGCCGCTGGATGGCCCGCGCGGGCTCGGGGTTGCTTGACGGCGCCGACCTCCTGATCCCGGTGCCGCTGCACTGGCGGCGCGGCTGGAGCCGCCGCTTCAACCAATCGGGGATGCTGGCGCGCGTTATTGCCCGGCATTCCGGCGTTCCGGTCGCGCCCGACACGCTGCGGCGCATCCGTCCGACCCGGCAACAGGTCAGATTGTCGCGAAATGACCGCGCGCGCAATGTACAGGGCGCGTTCAAGGTGACGGCGGAACGCGCCGGCCATGTCCAGGGTCGCCGCGTCATCCTGATCGACGACGTCCTGACATCCGGCGCCACGGTGGATGCCTGCGCGCGCGTTCTGCTGCGCGCGAAGGCCGCCCAGGTGGACGTGCTGGTCTTCGCGCGGGTTGTCGACACCATGAAAGCCCCCATATAA
- a CDS encoding methyltransferase domain-containing protein, producing the protein MAPDSSSLPPVLFDRALLRVRQERAAKAGAVPFLLDRVAEDMAERLNAVLRDLQHAADIGTPGDQVRGALSVRVRELARVDLPVDESEAVRLSPDSLDLAVSGLAFQFVNDLPGLLVQIRRALKPDGLLLAATIGGETLTELRQAFAMAEAECEGGISPRVAPFADLRDIGALLQRAGFALPVTDVDRVVVRYGDAFALMRDLRRMGATNVLTARRRTPLRRSTLLRMAQIYHERFTDPDGRIRATFDIVWLSGWAPHESQQKPLQPGSAKARLEDAVRNTSKEKPGRE; encoded by the coding sequence ATGGCTCCGGACTCATCTTCTTTACCGCCCGTTCTGTTCGACCGCGCTTTGCTGCGTGTGCGGCAGGAACGCGCGGCCAAAGCGGGAGCCGTGCCGTTTCTGCTCGATCGCGTCGCGGAGGATATGGCGGAGCGGCTGAACGCCGTGTTGCGCGATCTTCAGCACGCGGCGGATATCGGCACGCCTGGCGATCAGGTGCGCGGCGCGCTCTCGGTGCGGGTTCGGGAGCTTGCGCGGGTGGATCTTCCGGTTGACGAGAGCGAAGCGGTGAGGCTGTCGCCGGATTCTCTTGATCTCGCCGTCTCCGGGCTTGCGTTCCAGTTTGTCAACGATCTTCCCGGCCTGTTGGTGCAGATCCGCCGGGCCCTGAAGCCGGACGGATTGCTGCTCGCGGCCACGATCGGCGGCGAAACGCTGACCGAATTGCGTCAGGCGTTCGCAATGGCCGAGGCGGAGTGTGAGGGAGGCATCTCGCCGCGCGTCGCGCCGTTCGCCGACCTTCGCGATATCGGCGCGCTGCTGCAACGCGCGGGATTCGCGCTGCCGGTGACGGATGTCGATCGTGTCGTAGTGCGCTACGGCGACGCCTTCGCGCTGATGCGTGACCTGCGCCGCATGGGCGCGACGAACGTTCTGACCGCGCGGCGGCGCACGCCTTTGCGCCGCTCGACCCTGTTACGCATGGCTCAGATCTATCATGAGCGCTTCACCGATCCCGACGGCCGTATCCGCGCGACCTTCGATATCGTGTGGCTTTCAGGATGGGCTCCGCATGAGAGCCAGCAGAAGCCGTTGCAGCCGGGCTCGGCGAAGGCGAGGCTTGAGGATGCGGTGAGGAACACTTCAAAAGAAAAGCCGGGCCGGGAATAA
- the mutT gene encoding 8-oxo-dGTP diphosphatase MutT, producing the protein MKLTLVVACALIDADNRVLIAQRPEGKQLAGLWEFPGGKFEPGERPEEALIRELREELGIVTQEGCLAPLTFASHAYESFHLLMPLYICRRWEGTVTSKEGQALKWVRANKLRDYPMPPADIPLIPPLVDLLM; encoded by the coding sequence GTGAAGCTCACGTTGGTCGTCGCCTGCGCGCTGATCGACGCCGACAACCGGGTGCTGATCGCGCAGCGGCCGGAAGGCAAGCAGCTTGCCGGCCTGTGGGAGTTTCCCGGCGGCAAGTTCGAGCCGGGCGAGCGTCCCGAAGAGGCGCTGATTCGTGAGCTGCGCGAGGAGCTCGGCATCGTGACGCAGGAGGGTTGCCTCGCGCCGCTGACCTTCGCGAGCCACGCCTACGAGAGCTTCCATCTGCTGATGCCGCTCTACATCTGCCGGCGCTGGGAAGGCACGGTGACCTCGAAAGAGGGGCAGGCGCTGAAGTGGGTTCGGGCCAACAAGCTTCGCGACTATCCGATGCCGCCCGCGGACATCCCTCTGATTCCGCCGCTGGTCGATCTGTTGATGTAG
- the argJ gene encoding bifunctional glutamate N-acetyltransferase/amino-acid acetyltransferase ArgJ yields MSTAISPLAPTDVPDLPEIAGVRLATAAAGIRYKGRTDVLLALLDEGTTVAGVFTRSRCPSAPVEWCRARLKDGHHAKAGLALVVNSGNANAFTGKTGRQATKLTAGIAAKAAGCKASDIYLASTGVIGEPLDATKFNGVLETLASEAAPDRWMDAARAIMTTDTFPKVATARVKLGKAAVTINGIAKGAGMIAPDMATMLSFIFTDAPITATALQSLLKSGVEDTFNAVTIDSDTSTSDTLLAFATGAAGARGAPRISRAGDPRLKAFVKAFHGVLADLAEQVARDGEGARKLVEVIVEGATSKASARKIAKSIANSPLVKTAIAGEDANWGRVVMAVGKAGEPADRDKLSIYFNGIRVAKSGARDPSYDEAEVSKAMKNDRIQIKTTLGLGKGRDRVLTCDLTKEYVAINGDYRS; encoded by the coding sequence ATGTCGACCGCCATATCTCCCCTCGCCCCGACCGACGTCCCGGACCTGCCTGAGATCGCAGGCGTTCGACTTGCGACCGCCGCCGCCGGCATCCGCTACAAGGGCCGCACGGACGTGCTGCTGGCGCTGCTGGACGAAGGCACCACGGTGGCCGGCGTGTTCACCAGATCCCGATGTCCGTCGGCGCCGGTCGAATGGTGCCGGGCGCGCCTGAAGGACGGCCATCACGCCAAAGCAGGACTGGCGCTGGTGGTGAATTCCGGCAACGCCAACGCCTTCACCGGCAAGACCGGCCGACAGGCCACCAAACTGACCGCCGGCATCGCCGCCAAGGCGGCCGGCTGCAAGGCGTCGGATATCTATCTCGCCTCAACCGGCGTGATCGGCGAGCCGCTCGACGCCACGAAGTTCAACGGCGTGCTGGAGACGCTGGCGAGCGAAGCTGCCCCTGACCGCTGGATGGACGCGGCGCGCGCCATCATGACCACCGACACCTTTCCCAAGGTCGCAACCGCGCGCGTGAAGCTCGGCAAGGCCGCCGTCACCATCAACGGCATCGCCAAGGGTGCCGGCATGATCGCGCCCGACATGGCAACCATGCTCTCGTTCATCTTCACCGATGCGCCGATTACGGCGACAGCGCTGCAATCGCTTTTGAAAAGCGGGGTCGAGGACACCTTCAACGCGGTCACGATCGACAGCGACACCTCCACCTCCGATACGCTGCTGGCCTTCGCGACCGGAGCCGCGGGCGCCCGCGGCGCGCCGAGAATTTCTCGCGCCGGCGATCCGCGCCTGAAAGCTTTCGTGAAAGCCTTTCACGGGGTGCTGGCCGATCTCGCCGAACAGGTGGCACGCGACGGCGAAGGCGCGCGCAAGCTGGTCGAGGTCATCGTCGAGGGCGCGACCTCGAAGGCTTCGGCGCGAAAAATCGCCAAGTCGATCGCCAACTCACCTCTGGTGAAGACCGCGATCGCCGGCGAGGACGCCAACTGGGGCCGCGTGGTCATGGCGGTCGGCAAGGCCGGCGAGCCGGCCGACCGCGACAAGCTGTCGATCTATTTCAACGGCATTCGAGTCGCCAAAAGCGGCGCGCGGGACCCGTCCTACGACGAGGCGGAGGTCTCGAAAGCCATGAAGAACGACAGGATTCAGATCAAGACGACGCTCGGCCTCGGCAAGGGCCGCGACCGCGTGCTGACCTGCGACCTCACCAAGGAGTATGTCGCGATCAACGGCGATTACAGGTCGTGA
- a CDS encoding peptidylprolyl isomerase — protein sequence MTISLPATKHFLRVRLVSSVLGGCLAAVLLVGTPVHADDANPVLAKVNGSEIRQSDVNLAAEELGPSLAQMDPAAKQENVLSFLIDMKIIAKAAEEKKVENSEDFKKRLAFARDRLLMDRLLASEGKAALTDSAMKTVYTDASKQITSEQEVHARHILVPTEEEAKKVEEELKKGADFAELAKKESKDPGASDGGDLGFFTKEQMVPDFSKVAFALEPGKISDPVKTQFGWHIIKVEEKRARKAPDFDQVKPQIEQFVTRKAQAEYVAKLRETAKIERLDKPADDKTKSAKPADDKTPAKK from the coding sequence ATGACCATCTCATTGCCCGCAACGAAACACTTTCTGCGCGTTCGCCTGGTCTCGTCCGTTCTCGGCGGCTGCCTGGCCGCGGTTCTGCTCGTCGGCACGCCGGTCCACGCGGATGATGCGAATCCCGTGCTGGCAAAAGTGAACGGCTCCGAGATCCGCCAGAGCGACGTCAATCTCGCCGCGGAAGAGCTGGGTCCGAGCCTTGCGCAGATGGATCCGGCGGCCAAGCAGGAGAACGTGCTGTCGTTCCTGATCGACATGAAGATCATCGCCAAGGCCGCCGAGGAAAAGAAGGTCGAAAACAGCGAGGATTTCAAGAAACGGCTCGCCTTCGCCCGCGACCGGCTGCTGATGGACCGGCTTCTGGCGTCCGAGGGCAAGGCCGCGCTCACCGACAGCGCCATGAAGACCGTGTATACGGACGCCTCCAAGCAGATCACCAGCGAACAGGAGGTTCATGCCCGCCACATCCTGGTTCCGACCGAGGAGGAAGCCAAGAAGGTCGAGGAGGAACTGAAGAAAGGCGCGGACTTCGCCGAACTCGCCAAGAAGGAATCCAAGGATCCCGGCGCCTCCGACGGCGGCGATCTCGGTTTCTTCACAAAGGAGCAGATGGTGCCGGATTTCTCGAAGGTCGCCTTCGCGCTGGAGCCCGGCAAGATTTCCGATCCGGTCAAGACCCAGTTCGGCTGGCATATCATCAAGGTCGAGGAAAAACGCGCCCGCAAGGCCCCGGACTTCGATCAGGTCAAGCCACAGATCGAGCAGTTCGTGACCCGGAAAGCGCAGGCGGAGTATGTCGCCAAGCTGCGCGAGACGGCCAAGATCGAACGACTGGACAAACCAGCCGACGACAAGACGAAATCCGCCAAACCAGCCGACGACAAAACGCCGGCGAAGAAGTAA
- the secA gene encoding preprotein translocase subunit SecA gives MIGAFARKFFGSANDRRVKGYQSRVKAINALEPEIAALSDDALRARTAEFKQQLANGKTLDDLLVPAFATVREAAKRTLGQRHFDVQLIGGMVLHEGDIAEMKTGEGKTLVATLAVYLNALAGNGVHVVTVNDYLASRDAGWMSQVYSFLGLTTGVIVHGLDDVERKAAYACDITYGTNNEYGFDYLRDNMKYRLEDMVQREHFFAIVDEVDSILIDEARTPLIISGPLDDRSEFYNTIDTFMPNLEKVADYEIDEKQRTVALTEAGMEKIETLLREADLLKGDSLYDVENVSVVHHINQALRAHSLFTRDKDYIVRGGEVVIIDEFTGRMMPGRRYSEGLHQALEAKEHQPVQPENQTLASITFQNYFRMYKKLGGMTGTAATEADELADIYKLEVVEIPTNLPIARLDEDDEVYRTQNEKYAAILAEVERANARMQPVLVGTASIEKSEVLADYLTKHGYKQIDFGDPKSMRKLYAAARAGKPAKLFAVLNARFHEQEAYIVAEAGVPGAITIATNMAGRGTDIKLGGSLEMRAQFETADIADEAEKQAKIAEIKADIERFRGMVLKAEEVVEIEPAKGSKPAKTVTHPGGLYIIGSERHESRRIDNQLRGRAGRQGDPGRSKFFLSLDDDLMRIFGSNRLDTMLQRLGLKDGEAITHPWINKALEKAQQKVEARNFDIRKNLLKYDDVQNDQRKVIFEQRVDLMKNESVAETVADMRHAFVEDLVAKHVPENQYPEQWDVAGLKEELKRVLDVELPVDEWAAEEGIAGEELLSRIESRVDEHMAAKVGQWGPDVMRYVEKTILLQTLDHLWREHLVMLDHLRQVIGLRGYGQRDPLQEYKSEAFSLFESLIAHLREAVTGQLMRVEIVPPEEEQPALPEMEAHKLDPNTGEDEMALAQSSFARASLASEGSEGRSRRDPNDPESWGKVGRNEDCPCGSGKKYKHCHGRYA, from the coding sequence ATGATCGGCGCGTTTGCCCGCAAGTTTTTCGGTTCCGCCAACGATCGGCGGGTCAAGGGGTATCAATCCCGCGTCAAGGCCATCAACGCCCTGGAGCCGGAAATCGCCGCGCTGTCGGACGATGCGCTGCGGGCGCGCACCGCCGAGTTCAAGCAGCAGCTCGCGAACGGCAAGACCCTCGACGACCTCCTCGTTCCCGCCTTCGCCACGGTGCGCGAGGCCGCCAAGCGAACGCTCGGCCAGCGGCATTTCGACGTGCAGTTGATCGGCGGCATGGTGCTCCACGAGGGCGACATCGCCGAAATGAAGACCGGCGAAGGCAAGACGCTGGTCGCCACGCTCGCCGTTTATCTCAACGCGCTCGCCGGCAACGGCGTTCACGTCGTGACCGTCAACGACTATCTCGCAAGCCGCGACGCCGGCTGGATGTCGCAGGTCTACTCTTTTCTCGGCCTCACCACAGGCGTGATCGTGCATGGCCTCGACGACGTCGAGCGCAAGGCGGCCTATGCCTGCGACATCACCTACGGCACCAATAACGAATACGGCTTCGACTATCTGCGCGACAACATGAAGTATCGCCTGGAGGATATGGTCCAGCGCGAGCACTTCTTCGCCATCGTCGACGAGGTCGACTCGATCCTGATCGACGAAGCGCGGACGCCGCTGATCATTTCCGGCCCTCTCGACGATCGCTCCGAGTTCTACAACACCATCGATACCTTCATGCCGAATCTCGAAAAGGTCGCTGACTACGAGATCGACGAGAAGCAGCGCACGGTCGCGCTCACCGAGGCCGGCATGGAGAAGATCGAGACGCTGCTGCGCGAGGCTGACCTGCTCAAGGGTGACTCGCTCTACGACGTCGAGAACGTCTCCGTCGTCCACCACATCAACCAGGCGCTGCGCGCGCATTCGCTGTTCACCCGCGACAAGGACTATATCGTTCGCGGAGGCGAGGTCGTCATCATCGACGAATTCACCGGCCGCATGATGCCGGGCCGCCGCTACTCGGAAGGACTGCATCAGGCGCTGGAAGCCAAAGAGCATCAACCGGTGCAGCCGGAGAACCAGACGCTCGCCTCGATCACGTTCCAGAACTACTTCCGGATGTACAAGAAGCTCGGGGGCATGACCGGCACCGCGGCGACGGAAGCCGACGAACTCGCCGACATCTACAAGCTCGAGGTCGTTGAGATCCCGACCAACCTGCCGATCGCGCGTCTTGACGAGGACGACGAGGTCTACCGGACCCAGAACGAGAAATACGCCGCGATCCTGGCCGAGGTCGAACGCGCCAATGCGCGGATGCAGCCCGTGCTGGTCGGCACCGCCTCGATCGAAAAATCGGAAGTGCTCGCCGACTATCTGACGAAGCATGGCTACAAGCAGATCGACTTCGGCGATCCGAAATCGATGCGGAAGCTTTACGCCGCTGCTCGCGCCGGCAAACCGGCCAAGCTTTTCGCGGTGCTGAACGCCCGCTTCCATGAGCAGGAAGCCTATATCGTCGCCGAGGCAGGCGTGCCCGGCGCGATCACCATCGCCACCAACATGGCCGGTCGCGGCACCGATATCAAACTCGGCGGCTCGCTGGAGATGCGCGCCCAGTTCGAGACGGCCGACATCGCCGACGAAGCCGAGAAGCAGGCCAAGATCGCGGAGATCAAGGCCGATATCGAGCGCTTCCGCGGCATGGTGCTCAAGGCGGAGGAAGTCGTCGAGATCGAGCCGGCCAAGGGTTCGAAGCCGGCCAAGACCGTGACCCATCCCGGCGGGCTCTATATCATAGGCTCCGAACGCCACGAGTCGCGGCGCATCGACAATCAGTTGCGCGGCCGCGCCGGCCGTCAGGGTGATCCCGGCCGCTCGAAGTTCTTCCTGTCGCTGGATGACGACCTGATGCGGATCTTCGGATCGAATCGGCTCGACACCATGCTGCAGCGGCTTGGCCTCAAGGACGGCGAGGCCATCACCCATCCCTGGATCAACAAGGCGCTGGAGAAGGCGCAGCAGAAGGTCGAGGCGCGCAACTTCGACATCCGCAAGAACCTGCTGAAGTATGACGACGTGCAGAACGATCAGCGCAAGGTGATCTTCGAACAGCGCGTCGATCTGATGAAGAACGAAAGCGTGGCGGAAACCGTCGCCGACATGCGCCATGCGTTCGTCGAGGATCTGGTCGCCAAGCATGTTCCGGAAAACCAGTATCCCGAGCAGTGGGATGTCGCCGGCCTTAAAGAAGAACTGAAGCGCGTGCTCGACGTCGAACTGCCGGTCGACGAATGGGCCGCGGAAGAGGGCATCGCGGGCGAGGAGTTGCTGTCGCGCATCGAAAGCCGCGTCGACGAGCATATGGCGGCCAAGGTGGGGCAATGGGGTCCCGACGTCATGCGCTACGTCGAGAAGACCATCCTGTTGCAGACACTGGATCATCTTTGGCGCGAACATCTGGTGATGCTTGACCATCTGCGCCAGGTCATCGGTCTGCGCGGCTATGGCCAGCGCGATCCGCTGCAGGAATACAAATCGGAGGCTTTCTCCCTGTTCGAAAGCCTGATCGCCCATCTGCGCGAGGCGGTGACGGGGCAATTGATGCGCGTCGAGATCGTGCCGCCCGAGGAGGAGCAGCCGGCGCTGCCTGAGATGGAGGCCCACAAGCTCGATCCGAACACCGGCGAGGACGAGATGGCGCTCGCGCAAAGCAGTTTTGCCAGGGCGTCACTGGCGTCGGAGGGGAGTGAGGGCCGTTCCCGTCGTGACCCGAACGATCCGGAGAGTTGGGGCAAGGTCGGCCGCAATGAGGATTGCCCCTGCGGTTCGGGCAAGAAGTACAAGCATTGCCACGGCCGCTACGCGTGA